From the genome of Nicotiana sylvestris chromosome 2, ASM39365v2, whole genome shotgun sequence, one region includes:
- the LOC138884904 gene encoding uncharacterized protein, translating into MGDSDLIMRQAQGEWEIRDVKLIPYKQHVEELGKRFKSIEFIFIPRCHNELADALATLGSMLLYPGNAHINPLEIQIRERHDYYNTVEAEPNVQPWYHDIKRFLKTKEYHEQASGYQKRTIRWHASGFFLSGNVLYKKTPDLNLLRYVDTEEAGRIMYEVHSGVCRPHMNGYVLAKKILRVGYY; encoded by the coding sequence atgggagattcagatttgattatgcgacaagctcaaggagaatgggaaatccgagatgtcaagcttattccttataaGCAACATGTGGAAGAACTTGGCAAGCGATTCAAGTCGATAGAGTTCATATTCATCCCTCGTTGCCATAatgaactagctgatgcacttgccactttggGCTCGATGCTGCtatacccaggcaatgcccacattaatcccttggaaatccaaatcagggaaaggcaCGACTACTATAATACGGTTGAGGCAGAACcaaatgttcagccatggtatcatgacatcaaaagatttttgaaaaccaaagaataccacgagcaagccagtggataccaaaagagaaccattagatggcacgcaagtggtttcttcttgagcggcAATGTCTTGTACAAAAAGACTccggatctcaacttgttaagatatGTTGATACcgaagaggctggaagaatcatgtatgaagtgcacTCAGGAGTGTGtagaccccacatgaacgggtatgttttggcgaAAAAAATCCTCCGAGTAGGCTATTACTAG